One region of Culex pipiens pallens isolate TS chromosome 2, TS_CPP_V2, whole genome shotgun sequence genomic DNA includes:
- the LOC120416079 gene encoding putative uncharacterized protein MYH16 isoform X5: MDSGACPAVDHQQQEPVPTMTTSPTDQQEDGGGGDCARCGESRSLDASLMEELNQQYERRLRIVEDHGDDLQFKVQLFSDWIKQLRTMNLDLVEAIQNIQDTCRTRLEQMRDMYRKNEARFGPEAAKRLEGDRSALLEVIRRAYTTGSWDISGIEFFNVSIEELFGSRGDAAKVKVEEPTISVNLAVSSNYPIENAQVEELRQELDAKERQIKNLEQLLEEKFHQTESEFDTDSNIRSADCDSNSKPMLDQLRHMMQEKNQELEQRSLRIDEMSKEIDLLNNSLESLKDSNKLHSQSDTKLLQELQNVSRANSEELDATKRENAELRKQINTLKNQLDSQSIVDNRSLVDEVKNHYDRNRQLERKLRKCEQSLAEANSAVSHRNKVIDQLRQERNCLKKCIPPAALESMALVDSLASESCTSLGSGSSGSSVETVVHSSDLKSKLLELQAVRAGQDNVIAELRGKLNANESELRALHNDYDNNERKLFLIRTEIVRLIRATRENFSKSGITLAYSVRALEEFLSQPLIGVNLSDFTLDEKDQAILTCLQQHLGAIVQVFLQSLENQSEIRAALEDSRQEIMLLQQENRKNQQLIELLKAEDQQQLDEEGDSATTLEDKETSIDSDIMSSVSYEQTITESLAAQRARMQHVLRDMAKEISYLLGKDLSSESLSTFSELDATPLHYLIEDLKREIDAKDTLLQGKTESIVQLEERVTVREKELHRLKLRHDSASQERTSYEKRIEHLQEALREHDRTIEVFRQQNAILGQQLEDMSETLQTYKENLRRTVEEKNNAEDECKNQLVTICNLRSALEETKRNGGASIQQLHDVIQTLQSEVALLSEHLNYAFRENLAKDAELEQYRDANLQLRCQLAELNRDVQELKDIVSLVDVRRELEDQKHRHVALLKDEMKSLQAQMADFQREIASRQRDREYLTYFREKCAELEMEHQLELQRMRDEIESLSGQLAGYSETSVQHEQLLRESNTLQNTIQELQNHNDVLQKAIQSHEESIEQLQQELSTSKFQIGKLKGKNSNLEQSLFNKEELIERLQQNLRDLTQRLTAKSEIAQTMETRSVNLSQKLDKIREDSTAREKRLSEELNTIRRSSQDQQNQLQQCENQLAWHREELKELRGKAEAVLKERNSLRQQTSDLTSKLSIAAGKESALCEVLKQLQDELSTKTSRLAEVEDNYRKISHAYQNLRVFNEDLAKQNQAARVHLENYKALVEFKRQTINTVELGRKCAEESRARERLLEQKIAEQKRLIGQLREDRVKLMDKLQDYHKDSLILNQTIEGYQQTYDDSRRNQNTSLHQPFYPSGAFRLVRSSSDPNCKEGDDLLRKLQLTRSRLHRTREFWQQGIKEILAPK, encoded by the exons GTCCAGCTGTTCAGCGACTGGATCAAGCAGCTGCGCACGATGAACCTGGACCTGGTGGAGGCGATCCAGAACATCCAGGACACGTGCCGCACGCGGCTGGAGCAAATGCGCGACATGTACCGCAAAAACGAGGCCCGCTTCGGGCCGGAAGCGGCCAAACGGCTCGAGGGTGACCGCAGTGCCCTGCTGGAGGTCATCCGGAGGGCGTACACCACCGGTAGCTGGGACATTAGCGGCATTGAGTTCTTCAACGTGAGCATCGAGGAGCTGTTTGGAAGTCGCGGTGATGCGGCGAAGGTGAAGGTGGAGGAACCGACCATATCGGTGAATCTGGCCGTTTCGTCAAACTATCCGATTGAGAACGCCCAGGTGGAGGAGCTGCGGCAAGAGCTGGACGCGAAGGAACG aCAAATCAAAAACCTGGAACAGCTGTTGGAGGAAAAGTTCCATCAGACGGAGAGTGAATTCGATACGGATTCCAACATTCGGTCGGCAGATTGTGATTCCAACAGTAAGCCAATGTTGGATCAGCTGAGACATATGATGCAGGAAAAGAACCAAGAGTTGGAGCAGCGATCGCTGCGTATTGATGAGATGAGCAAAGAAATAGATCTCCTGAATAACTCGTTGGAATCTTTGAAGGATTCCAATAAG CTTCACTCCCAGTCGGACACCAAATTGCTGCAAGAGTTGCAGAACGTCTCTCGTGCAAACTCGGAGGAATTGGACGCCACCAAGCGGGAAAACGCCGAGCTTCGCAAGCAAATCAACACCTTGAAAAACCAGCTAGATTCACAG TCAATTGTCGACAACCGGTCGCTGGTCGACGAGGTGAAGAACCACTACGACCGTAACCGGCAGCTCGAGCGGAAGCTGCGCAAGTGTGAACAGTCGCTGGCGGAGGCGAACAGCGCCGTAAGCCACCGGAACAAAGTGATTGACCAGCTGCGGCAGGAGCGGAACTGCCTGAAGAAG TGCATTCCTCCGGCCGCGCTCGAATCGATGGCCCTGGTCGACTCGCTCGCCTCCGAATCGTGTACCTCCCTGGGCAGTGGCAGTTCCGGCTCGTCCGTCGAAACGGTCGTCCACTCGAGCGATCTCAAGTCGAAGCTGCTCGAGCTGCAAGCGGTACGAGCCGGCCAGGACAACGTGATTGCCGAGCTGCGCGGCAAGCTGAACGCCAACGAGAGCGAGCTGAGAGCGCTG caCAACGATTACGACAACAACGAGCGCAAGTTGTTTTTAATACGCACGGAGATTGTGAGACTGATTAGAGCTACGAGGGAGAACTTTAGCAAGTCCGGTATCACCCTAGCGTACAGCGTTCGAGCGTTGGAGGAGTTCCTGTCGCAACCGTTGATTGGTGTTAACTTGTCCGATTTTACGCTAGACGAGAAGGATCAGGCCATCTTGACCTGTCTGCAGCAGCATCTGGGAGCGATCGTGCAGGTGTTTCTGCAGTCGCTGGAGAATCAAAGCGAAATACGGGCAGCCCTGGAGGATTCCCGTCAGGAGATCATGT TGCTGCAGCAAGAAAACCGCAAAAACCAACAGCTCATCGAGCTGCTAAAGGCGGAGGATCAGCAGCAGCTAGACGAGGAGGGAGATTCCGCGACCACCCTCGAGGACAAGGAAACATCAATCGATTCCGACATCATGAGCAGCGTATCGTACGAACAGACG ATAACCGAATCGCTTGCAGCTCAGCGCGCCCGAATGCAGCATGTTCTCAGAGACATGGCAAAAGAGATTTCCTATCTG TTAGGAAAGGATTTGTCAAGCGAATCCTTGAGCACGTTCTCCGAGCTGGACGCCACCCCGCTGCACTACCTGATCGAGGACCTGAAGCGCGAGATCGACGCCAAGGACACGCTGCTGCAGGGCAAAACGGAAAGCATCGTCCAGCTGGAGGAACGCGTGACCGTGCGGGAGAAGGAACTGCACCGGCTAAAGTTGCGCCACGATTCCGCCAGTCAGGAACGAACGAGTTATGAGAAAAGG ATCGAGCATTTGCAAGAGGCACTGCGCGAGCATGACCGGACGATCGAGGTGTTCCGGCAGCAGAATGCCATCCTCGGCCAACAGCTGGAAGATATGAGCGAAACG cTGCAAACGTACAAAGAAAACCTCCGGCGGACCGTCGAAGAGAAAAACAACGCCGAGGACGAG tgtaaaaatcagctcGTGACCATCTGCAATCTTCGATCGGCCCTCGAGGAGACAAAGCGCAACGGGGGCGCTTCC ATCCAACAGCTTCACGACGTGATTCAAACGCTGCAGTCGGAGGTAGCGCTGCTAAGTGAACATTTGAACTATGCATTTCGGGAG AATCTCGCCAAGGACGCCGAGCTGGAGCAGTACCGGGACGCGAACCTGCAGTTGCGTTGCCAGCTGGCCGAGCTGAACAGGGACGTGCAGGAGCTGAAGGACATCGTTTCGCTGGTTGACGTTCGCAGGGAG CTCGAGGACCAGAAGCACCGACACGTGGCGCTGCTCAAGGATGAAATGAAAAGCCTGCAGGCCCAGATGGCCGATTTCCAGCGCGAGATTGCCTCCAGACAGCGTGACCGTGAATACCTGACCTACTTCCGGGAAAAGTGCGCCGAACTG GAAATGGAACACCAGCTGGAACTGCAGCGGATGCGGGACGAAATCGAGTCCCTTAGCGGCCAACTGGCGGGCTACAGTGAAACG AGCGTTCAGCACGAGCAACTGTTGCGGGAGTCGAACACGCTGCAGAACACGATACAGGAGCTGCAGAACCACAACGATGTGCTCCAGAAGGCGATCCAGTCGCACGAGGAAAGCATCGAGCAGCTGCAGCAGGAGCTCAGCACGTCCAAGTTTCAG ATTGGCAAGCTGAAAGGCAAAAACTCAAACCTGGAGCAAAGCCTGTTCAACAAGGAGGAACTCATAGAGCGGTTACAACAGAACCTCCGCGATCTAACGCAACGGTTGACGGCCAAATCAGAGATTGCACAAACCATGGAAACCAGAAGCGTCAA CCTCTCACAAAAACTGGACAAAATCCGGGAGGACTCGACGGCGCGGGAAAAGCGCCTCTCGGAGGAACTCAACACCATTCGGCGCAGCTCGCAGGACCAGCAGAACCAGCTGCAGCAGTGCGAGAACCAGCTGGCGTGGCACCGCGAAGAGCTGAAGGAACTCCGAGGGAAGGCCGAAGCCGTGCTGAAGGAG AGAAATTCTTTGCGTCAACAAACGTCGGATCTCACCAGCAAACTGTCGATAGCTGCGGGGAAGGAGAGTGCCCTGTGTGAAGTACTTAAACAGCTCCAGGATGAGCTATCTACCAAAACTAGTCGATTAGCG GAAGTGGAGGACAACTATCGTAAGATAAGCCACGCGTACCAAAATCTACGAGTGTTCAACGAAGATCTCGCCAAGCAGAACCAGGCGGCTCGCGTTCATCTGGAGAACTACAAGGCGCTGGTGGAGTTCAAGCGGCAAACCATCAACACCGTCGAGCTGGGCCGGAAGTGTGCCGAAGAGTCCCGAGCGCGGGAACGTTTGCTGGAGCAGAAAATTGCCGAACAGAAGCGGTTGATTGGCCAACTGCGCGAGGATCGTGTCAAGCTGATGGATAAACTTCAAGATTACCACAAGGACTCGTTGATCCTGAACCAAACGATCGAGGGTTACCAGCAAACGTACGACGACAGTCGAAG AAACCAAAATACTTCTCTGCATCAACCATTCTATCCATCCGGAGCGTTCCGTCTGGTTCGGTCCAGCAGTGATCCAAACTGTAAAGAG GGTGACGATTTGCTACGGAAGCTTCAGCTGACCAGGTCCCGGCTGCACAGGACGAGGGAGTTTTGGCAGCAGGGCATCAAAGAGATTTTGGCACCCAAGTGA
- the LOC120416079 gene encoding major antigen-like isoform X2 codes for MDSGACPAVDHQQQEPVPTMTTSPTDQQEDGGGGDCARCGESRSLDASLMEELNQQYERRLRIVEDHGDDLQFKVQLFSDWIKQLRTMNLDLVEAIQNIQDTCRTRLEQMRDMYRKNEARFGPEAAKRLEGDRSALLEVIRRAYTTGSWDISGIEFFNVSIEELFGSRGDAAKVKVEEPTISVNLAVSSNYPIENAQVEELRQELDAKERQIKNLEQLLEEKFHQTESEFDTDSNIRSADCDSNSKPMLDQLRHMMQEKNQELEQRSLRIDEMSKEIDLLNNSLESLKDSNKLHSQSDTKLLQELQNVSRANSEELDATKRENAELRKQINTLKNQLDSQSIVDNRSLVDEVKNHYDRNRQLERKLRKCEQSLAEANSAVSHRNKVIDQLRQERNCLKKCIPPAALESMALVDSLASESCTSLGSGSSGSSVETVVHSSDLKSKLLELQAVRAGQDNVIAELRGKLNANESELRALHNDYDNNERKLFLIRTEIVRLIRATRENFSKSGITLAYSVRALEEFLSQPLIGVNLSDFTLDEKDQAILTCLQQHLGAIVQVFLQSLENQSEIRAALEDSRQEIMLLQQENRKNQQLIELLKAEDQQQLDEEGDSATTLEDKETSIDSDIMSSVSYEQTITESLAAQRARMQHVLRDMAKEISYLLGKDLSSESLSTFSELDATPLHYLIEDLKREIDAKDTLLQGKTESIVQLEERVTVREKELHRLKLRHDSASQERTSYEKRIEHLQEALREHDRTIEVFRQQNAILGQQLEDMSETLQTYKENLRRTVEEKNNAEDENLAKDAELEQYRDANLQLRCQLAELNRDVQELKDIVSLVDVRRELEDQKHRHVALLKDEMKSLQAQMADFQREIASRQRDREYLTYFREKCAELEMEHQLELQRMRDEIESLSGQLAGYSETSVQHEQLLRESNTLQNTIQELQNHNDVLQKAIQSHEESIEQLQQELSTSKFQFGNINQELENLKASCSEKDSKIISLNVEREKLQGDLSLHKRMCKCNFNTNVKERSKTPVSHSLQKQVVQKSLEATKAADALKQKTAELKKLETQYVEERIRLTEQTTDLFTQIGKLKGKNSNLEQSLFNKEELIERLQQNLRDLTQRLTAKSEIAQTMETRSVNLSQKLDKIREDSTAREKRLSEELNTIRRSSQDQQNQLQQCENQLAWHREELKELRGKAEAVLKERNSLRQQTSDLTSKLSIAAGKESALCEVLKQLQDELSTKTSRLAEVEDNYRKISHAYQNLRVFNEDLAKQNQAARVHLENYKALVEFKRQTINTVELGRKCAEESRARERLLEQKIAEQKRLIGQLREDRVKLMDKLQDYHKDSLILNQTIEGYQQTYDDSRRNQNTSLHQPFYPSGAFRLVRSSSDPNCKEGDDLLRKLQLTRSRLHRTREFWQQGIKEILAPK; via the exons GTCCAGCTGTTCAGCGACTGGATCAAGCAGCTGCGCACGATGAACCTGGACCTGGTGGAGGCGATCCAGAACATCCAGGACACGTGCCGCACGCGGCTGGAGCAAATGCGCGACATGTACCGCAAAAACGAGGCCCGCTTCGGGCCGGAAGCGGCCAAACGGCTCGAGGGTGACCGCAGTGCCCTGCTGGAGGTCATCCGGAGGGCGTACACCACCGGTAGCTGGGACATTAGCGGCATTGAGTTCTTCAACGTGAGCATCGAGGAGCTGTTTGGAAGTCGCGGTGATGCGGCGAAGGTGAAGGTGGAGGAACCGACCATATCGGTGAATCTGGCCGTTTCGTCAAACTATCCGATTGAGAACGCCCAGGTGGAGGAGCTGCGGCAAGAGCTGGACGCGAAGGAACG aCAAATCAAAAACCTGGAACAGCTGTTGGAGGAAAAGTTCCATCAGACGGAGAGTGAATTCGATACGGATTCCAACATTCGGTCGGCAGATTGTGATTCCAACAGTAAGCCAATGTTGGATCAGCTGAGACATATGATGCAGGAAAAGAACCAAGAGTTGGAGCAGCGATCGCTGCGTATTGATGAGATGAGCAAAGAAATAGATCTCCTGAATAACTCGTTGGAATCTTTGAAGGATTCCAATAAG CTTCACTCCCAGTCGGACACCAAATTGCTGCAAGAGTTGCAGAACGTCTCTCGTGCAAACTCGGAGGAATTGGACGCCACCAAGCGGGAAAACGCCGAGCTTCGCAAGCAAATCAACACCTTGAAAAACCAGCTAGATTCACAG TCAATTGTCGACAACCGGTCGCTGGTCGACGAGGTGAAGAACCACTACGACCGTAACCGGCAGCTCGAGCGGAAGCTGCGCAAGTGTGAACAGTCGCTGGCGGAGGCGAACAGCGCCGTAAGCCACCGGAACAAAGTGATTGACCAGCTGCGGCAGGAGCGGAACTGCCTGAAGAAG TGCATTCCTCCGGCCGCGCTCGAATCGATGGCCCTGGTCGACTCGCTCGCCTCCGAATCGTGTACCTCCCTGGGCAGTGGCAGTTCCGGCTCGTCCGTCGAAACGGTCGTCCACTCGAGCGATCTCAAGTCGAAGCTGCTCGAGCTGCAAGCGGTACGAGCCGGCCAGGACAACGTGATTGCCGAGCTGCGCGGCAAGCTGAACGCCAACGAGAGCGAGCTGAGAGCGCTG caCAACGATTACGACAACAACGAGCGCAAGTTGTTTTTAATACGCACGGAGATTGTGAGACTGATTAGAGCTACGAGGGAGAACTTTAGCAAGTCCGGTATCACCCTAGCGTACAGCGTTCGAGCGTTGGAGGAGTTCCTGTCGCAACCGTTGATTGGTGTTAACTTGTCCGATTTTACGCTAGACGAGAAGGATCAGGCCATCTTGACCTGTCTGCAGCAGCATCTGGGAGCGATCGTGCAGGTGTTTCTGCAGTCGCTGGAGAATCAAAGCGAAATACGGGCAGCCCTGGAGGATTCCCGTCAGGAGATCATGT TGCTGCAGCAAGAAAACCGCAAAAACCAACAGCTCATCGAGCTGCTAAAGGCGGAGGATCAGCAGCAGCTAGACGAGGAGGGAGATTCCGCGACCACCCTCGAGGACAAGGAAACATCAATCGATTCCGACATCATGAGCAGCGTATCGTACGAACAGACG ATAACCGAATCGCTTGCAGCTCAGCGCGCCCGAATGCAGCATGTTCTCAGAGACATGGCAAAAGAGATTTCCTATCTG TTAGGAAAGGATTTGTCAAGCGAATCCTTGAGCACGTTCTCCGAGCTGGACGCCACCCCGCTGCACTACCTGATCGAGGACCTGAAGCGCGAGATCGACGCCAAGGACACGCTGCTGCAGGGCAAAACGGAAAGCATCGTCCAGCTGGAGGAACGCGTGACCGTGCGGGAGAAGGAACTGCACCGGCTAAAGTTGCGCCACGATTCCGCCAGTCAGGAACGAACGAGTTATGAGAAAAGG ATCGAGCATTTGCAAGAGGCACTGCGCGAGCATGACCGGACGATCGAGGTGTTCCGGCAGCAGAATGCCATCCTCGGCCAACAGCTGGAAGATATGAGCGAAACG cTGCAAACGTACAAAGAAAACCTCCGGCGGACCGTCGAAGAGAAAAACAACGCCGAGGACGAG AATCTCGCCAAGGACGCCGAGCTGGAGCAGTACCGGGACGCGAACCTGCAGTTGCGTTGCCAGCTGGCCGAGCTGAACAGGGACGTGCAGGAGCTGAAGGACATCGTTTCGCTGGTTGACGTTCGCAGGGAG CTCGAGGACCAGAAGCACCGACACGTGGCGCTGCTCAAGGATGAAATGAAAAGCCTGCAGGCCCAGATGGCCGATTTCCAGCGCGAGATTGCCTCCAGACAGCGTGACCGTGAATACCTGACCTACTTCCGGGAAAAGTGCGCCGAACTG GAAATGGAACACCAGCTGGAACTGCAGCGGATGCGGGACGAAATCGAGTCCCTTAGCGGCCAACTGGCGGGCTACAGTGAAACG AGCGTTCAGCACGAGCAACTGTTGCGGGAGTCGAACACGCTGCAGAACACGATACAGGAGCTGCAGAACCACAACGATGTGCTCCAGAAGGCGATCCAGTCGCACGAGGAAAGCATCGAGCAGCTGCAGCAGGAGCTCAGCACGTCCAAGTTTCAG TTCGGTAATATCAACCAGGAGCTAGAGAACCTTAAAGCATCGTGCAGTGAGAAAGATAGCAAAATTATAAGTCTCAACGTGGAGCGGGAGAAGCTGCAGGGTGATTTGAGTCTGCACAAACGGATGTGCAAATGTAACTTTAATACAAATGTGAAGGAGAGG TCCAAAACGCCCGTGTCGCACTCGCTCCAGAAGCAGGTGGTGCAGAAATCCCTCGAAGCAACCAAGGCGGCGGATGCGTTGAAACAGAAAACAGCCGAGTTAAAGAAGCTCGAGACGCAGTACGTGGAGGAGCGGATTCGGCTTACGGAGCAAACGACGGATCTCTTCACGCAG ATTGGCAAGCTGAAAGGCAAAAACTCAAACCTGGAGCAAAGCCTGTTCAACAAGGAGGAACTCATAGAGCGGTTACAACAGAACCTCCGCGATCTAACGCAACGGTTGACGGCCAAATCAGAGATTGCACAAACCATGGAAACCAGAAGCGTCAA CCTCTCACAAAAACTGGACAAAATCCGGGAGGACTCGACGGCGCGGGAAAAGCGCCTCTCGGAGGAACTCAACACCATTCGGCGCAGCTCGCAGGACCAGCAGAACCAGCTGCAGCAGTGCGAGAACCAGCTGGCGTGGCACCGCGAAGAGCTGAAGGAACTCCGAGGGAAGGCCGAAGCCGTGCTGAAGGAG AGAAATTCTTTGCGTCAACAAACGTCGGATCTCACCAGCAAACTGTCGATAGCTGCGGGGAAGGAGAGTGCCCTGTGTGAAGTACTTAAACAGCTCCAGGATGAGCTATCTACCAAAACTAGTCGATTAGCG GAAGTGGAGGACAACTATCGTAAGATAAGCCACGCGTACCAAAATCTACGAGTGTTCAACGAAGATCTCGCCAAGCAGAACCAGGCGGCTCGCGTTCATCTGGAGAACTACAAGGCGCTGGTGGAGTTCAAGCGGCAAACCATCAACACCGTCGAGCTGGGCCGGAAGTGTGCCGAAGAGTCCCGAGCGCGGGAACGTTTGCTGGAGCAGAAAATTGCCGAACAGAAGCGGTTGATTGGCCAACTGCGCGAGGATCGTGTCAAGCTGATGGATAAACTTCAAGATTACCACAAGGACTCGTTGATCCTGAACCAAACGATCGAGGGTTACCAGCAAACGTACGACGACAGTCGAAG AAACCAAAATACTTCTCTGCATCAACCATTCTATCCATCCGGAGCGTTCCGTCTGGTTCGGTCCAGCAGTGATCCAAACTGTAAAGAG GGTGACGATTTGCTACGGAAGCTTCAGCTGACCAGGTCCCGGCTGCACAGGACGAGGGAGTTTTGGCAGCAGGGCATCAAAGAGATTTTGGCACCCAAGTGA